Sequence from the Erythrobacter insulae genome:
CCCCATTGTCAAACCAGCAGATATTGCCGAAACAATCGCCGATCCCGTTCTGGATCAGCTAATCAGCTGTGAGGACGACCAAGGAGCGGTTTCTGTACTCTATGATTTCTTGGTGCTTGATGGAAAAGTCTGGAGATACGACAGCTTTGACAACATTGCCAATCGGGATTGCACTCTCGCGAACGCGAATTGCAAAATGGGGTGGTTTGAAGGGCGCCTCGCGGTCATCGAGGTTGCTCCCAGCCGGACCTACACATATTTAGTTGATCTCGAAAAGCTTGAGATGGACGAAGTAGTCGATCTTAATTTCTCAAACATGGATTTAGAGCCAACACTCAATCCAATTGTGCCTTGCACCTCCAAGAAACCTCCACTCGGCATCCTTGTGAACTCTGGACCATGACCCGCTACGCGCTGACATATGAATTTGATGGCACCCCGTTTCAGGGGCTCCAGCGGCAAAAGCATGGGCCGAGCGTGCAACAGGCGATGGAGGAGGCGCTGTTCAAGGTGACGGGTGAACAGGTCACAATGCACTCATCCGGGCGCACGGATGCAGGCGTTCACGCGATCGCGATGGTCAGCCATGTCGATATTGAAAAAGACCTGACCCCGTTCCGCCTGATGGAGGCTGTGAATGCGCATTTGCGGCCCAATCCCATTGGTGTGAACCATTGCGAGATTGTGGATGACGACTGGCATTCGCGCTTTTCGTGCATCGGACGCCGGTATCTGTACCGCATCGTAAACCGGCGGGCACCGCTTGCCTTGGCGAAAAACCGCGTTTGGCAGGTCGCACCGGAGCTGGACGTTGATGCGATGCACCGCGCCGCACAATCGCTGATCGGGCTCCATGACTTCACCACGTTCCGGTCTACAATGTGTCAGGCAAAAGATCCCGTAAAGACGTTGGACCGGCTTGATGTTGAACAGGTCGATGGCCTGTTTGGTCCTGAAATCCATTGCCGGGTCGCGGCGCGCAGTTTCCTGCATCATCAAGTCAGATCGATGGTTGGTTGCCTGCGACTGGTGGGCCAAGGCACATGGCGCGAAGAGCAAATTGCCGAAGCCCTGGAAGCGCGCGATCGGCAAGCTTTGGGCCTGAACGCTCCGCCCTATGGGCTCTATTTTGTCGAGGCAATCTATCCATAAAACGGAAAAGCGCGCCGCACTTGACCTAACGTTACCCTAGCAATGCAAGGCGCCGTGCCCTAGCTCGGCGGCAACACAATTTTAGGAGACGGATAATGACCACTACCGGCAAACAACTTTTCACCACGCTCACGGCCGATGGCCAGCTCACGCTTGAGGTGAGCGAAGAGAAGTTCCCCGATCCCACCGGCAATCAAGTGCTGGTCAAAATGGAAGCCGCGCCGATCAACCCATCTGATCTCGCGATCCTGACCAGCGCCGCCGACTTTGAAAATGCCGAATATTCGGAAGGCAAAGTCGTGGCGCAGATGCCCGAACCGTTCCTTTCCGGCCAGAGAAGCCGCCATGGTCAACGCCTGCCAGCCGGTAACGAAGGCGCAGGCACTGTTGTGGCCACAGGTGACAGCGACATGGCAAAGGCTCTGATGGGCCAACGTGTCGCCTGCGTACCGGGCAACGCTTTCAGCCAATATGCCATTGCAGACGCGATGATGTGCCTGCCGCTGGGTGATCACAGCGCCGAAGCAGGCGCATCCAGTTTTGTGAACCCGATGACCGCGCTCGGCTTTGTCGAAACCGCCAAGATGGAAGGCCATGATGCGATCGTGCATCTCGCGGCGGCATCCAACCTTGGCCAGATGCTCAACAAAATCTGCATCGAAGACGGCATGAAGCTGGTCAATATTGTGCGCCGCCAGGAGCATGTCGATCTGCTGAAAAGCCAAGGCGCCAAATATGTCGTGAACTCTTCTGACGATGATTACATGAGCAAACTACGCGAAGCGATTGCCGAAACCGGTGCGTTTCTCGGCTTTGATCCGATTGGCGGCGGTCAGAACACCGATCACGTCCTAAAAGCGATGGAGCAGGTCGCGGTCAAACAGATGAGCGAATATTCGCGCTATGGCTCAAACCAAGACAAGAAAATGTATCAATATGGCCGTCTGGATCTCCAGAACCCGACCATTCTAACCCCGTCTTACGGTCTGCAATGGACCGTTTCGGGTTGGCTACTCACCCCTTTCCTCGCCAAGGCCGGCATGGAAACAGTCGGGAAAATGCGTGCCCGCGTTCAACAGAACCTCGGCACGACCTTTGCCTCAAGCTACAAAGCGAAAGTCGATCTCGAAGGTATGCTGACCAAGGAAGCGATCACAGATTATCGGCAGATGAAAACGGGCGAGAAATACCTCGTCACGCCTTGGGGGTAATTGACATGAGTGTTCGCAGGCGATCTTTGATCGCGATAGCGAGGATGTGGCGCGCCGGACGGCGTGCGTAGGGAAAACTACCTTCTATCAAACTCTGATTGGATCGCGGCGGGATCGGAAATTCCCGCCGCGATCAACAATTGCAACAATATGCGCGCCTTTGCCGGATTGAGCGCGCGCGCAGCGACAAAGCCGTTTGCGTCATCCTCTGGCTCGCGATCGACCAGACCTTCGCCCAGACGGCTCGCCCGGACAACGCGAAGCCCGCCTTGGGCGAGCCTTATCAAACGCTCGCGAACGCTATCGGGCATATTGCCCTCCCCCACACCGCACACGATGATCCCGCGCGTCTCTGTTGTCACCAACCGGTCGACATATTCAGGCGTGATGCCAGCATGGATGAACAGCACCGGGACATCGGGCAG
This genomic interval carries:
- the truA gene encoding tRNA pseudouridine(38-40) synthase TruA produces the protein MTRYALTYEFDGTPFQGLQRQKHGPSVQQAMEEALFKVTGEQVTMHSSGRTDAGVHAIAMVSHVDIEKDLTPFRLMEAVNAHLRPNPIGVNHCEIVDDDWHSRFSCIGRRYLYRIVNRRAPLALAKNRVWQVAPELDVDAMHRAAQSLIGLHDFTTFRSTMCQAKDPVKTLDRLDVEQVDGLFGPEIHCRVAARSFLHHQVRSMVGCLRLVGQGTWREEQIAEALEARDRQALGLNAPPYGLYFVEAIYP
- a CDS encoding zinc-binding dehydrogenase, which encodes MTTTGKQLFTTLTADGQLTLEVSEEKFPDPTGNQVLVKMEAAPINPSDLAILTSAADFENAEYSEGKVVAQMPEPFLSGQRSRHGQRLPAGNEGAGTVVATGDSDMAKALMGQRVACVPGNAFSQYAIADAMMCLPLGDHSAEAGASSFVNPMTALGFVETAKMEGHDAIVHLAAASNLGQMLNKICIEDGMKLVNIVRRQEHVDLLKSQGAKYVVNSSDDDYMSKLREAIAETGAFLGFDPIGGGQNTDHVLKAMEQVAVKQMSEYSRYGSNQDKKMYQYGRLDLQNPTILTPSYGLQWTVSGWLLTPFLAKAGMETVGKMRARVQQNLGTTFASSYKAKVDLEGMLTKEAITDYRQMKTGEKYLVTPWG